TGCGAGAAATTATTCTCAATGTGATTCGATGTTAATTGGTGATAATGCTCAAGCTAATACTTTTCCTTATATTCAAGTTCAGAATAATACGGGTAAGGTTGAACATGAGGCTTCTACTTCTAAAATTGGTGAAGATCAATTATTCTTTTTTGCTCAACGGGGTATTTCTTCGGAAGATGCTATTTCGATGATGATTAGCGGTTTCTGTAAGGATGTTTTTAATCAGCTTCCTATGGAGTTTGCTGTTGAGGCTGATAAGTTGTTGAGTCTGAAACTAGAGGGTAGTGTGGGTTAAGAAAACGAACCACAGAGGCACAGAGTACGCAGAGAAAGAGAGGAAGAGAAGATGATTGTTGAGAATAGTGATTTGATTTTGTCGGTTAAGGATTTGACGGCTGATGTTGATGGAACTCAGATTTTGAAGGGGTTGAATTTGGAGGTTCGCGCTGGGGAAGTTCACGCGATTATGGGTCCAAATGGTTCTGGGAAGAGTACGTTTTCTAAGGTGTTAGCGGGACATCCAGCTTATACTGTTACTGGTGGTGAGGTGATTTTCCAGGGACAAAATCTTTTGGATATGGAAGCCGCAGACAGGGCTAGGAGTGGTGTGTTTTTAGCTTTTCAATATCCTCTGGAAATTCCTGGTGTGAGTAATTTGGATTTTTTACGGGTGGCTTATAATTCTCGTCGGAAGGCTCAAGGTTTAGAAGAGGTTGACGCTTTCGATTTTGATGATTTGGTTGAGGAAAAGTTGGATGTTGTGAAGATGAATTCTTCTTTTCTGAACCGCAGTGTGAATGAGGGTTTCTCCGGTGGGGAAAAGAAGCGGAATGAAATTCTGCAAATGGCAATTTTAGAACCAAAGTTAGCGATTTTGGATGAAACTGATTCTGGTTTGGATATTGATGCTCTGAAAATTGTCGCTAATGGTGTTAATCAGTTAACTAATGCTGAAAATGCGACGATTATGATTACTCACTATCAGCGTCTTTTAGATTATATTGTCCCTGATTTTGTTCACGTTATGGCGCAGGGACAAATTATTAGAAGTGGTGGTAAGGAGTTGGCTCTTGAGTTGGAATCTCGCGGTTATGATTGGGTTCTAGAAGAAGCTTTGGGAGTGGGTGTGTAATGTCTATTCCAATTAATGTAGAGACGTTTCATGAAACGTCTCTACAACAAAATCTATTAGATAGAGATGCTTTTTTAAGTGGTTTATTAAGTCGGGTAACTACTACAAAACAAGATGGTTGGTTACAGGATTTGCGCGACGGTGCTGTTAATTGGGTGCGTCATTCTGTTATCCCCAATACCCGCGAGGAAGAATGGCGATTTACTGATTTATCACCTCTCAAACAGGTAACATTCAATAATAATGTAGAGACGTTCCATGGAACGTCTCTACAATCCATGATTTTACCTGAAGTTTCTCAGCGGTTAGTTTTTGTAAATGGTGTTTATGCACCTGATTTATCTAATACTGAAGATTTACCTGCTGGTTTGAAAGTTGGTAATTTGGATGTTTTACCTGGTGAAGTTGTTCAGGAATATTTAGCGCAAGCTGAAGGTGCTAAAGAAGTTTTTACGGCTTTAAATACTGCGGCTCTAAATGATGTCGCGGTGGTATGGGTTGCTAAAAATGTGGTTGTGGAAACTCCTATTCATTTACTTTTTGTTTCTGTTTCTGGTGAGTCTCCAACTATTTCCCAACCTCGTGTTTTAGTGGTAGCTGAAAGTAATTCTCAGGTGGGTTTGATTGAGGAATATACGAACCACAGAGACACGGAGAACACAGAGAAGGAAGTCTATTTTACTAATGGGGTAACGGAAATCTGGGTAAATGAAAATGCTCAGGTGAGTCATAATAGGGTTGTGCGGGAAGGTGCAGCGGCTTTTCATGTTGGGAAAACTGCTGTTACTCAGGCGCGATATAGTCGTTATAATTGTAATGCGGTGACGGTTGGGGGGAAAATCTCTCGTCACAATTTGGAGATTTTGCAAACTGGTGAACAAACGGAAACGACGCTGAATGGTTTGACTGTGATTGCTGATAATCAATTGGCTGATACTCACAGTGCTTTGTCTTTAAATCATCCACATGGTGTGAGCAAACAGTTACATAAGTGCATCATAGGCGATCGCGCTCATGGTGTCTTCAATGGTAAAATATTTGTTCCTAAACTGGCGCAATTAACTAACGCATCTCAATTAAATCGCAATTTGCTATTATCATCTAAGTCCAGAATTGACACCAAACCTCAATTGGAAATCACTGCTGATAATGTTAAATGCGCTCATGGTGCTACTGTCAGTCAGTTGGAAGATGATCAAATATTCTACCTGCAAAGTCGCGGCATTGATGAAAATAATGCTCGCAAATTATTAGTTAATGGTTTCGCAATGGAAATTATTAACTTTATCCCTGTTCCTTCTTTGCGTGAGAGTTTGTTGAAAACTGTTACAAGTCTCACCAATAAATGATAAAACTTCGGGAACTCACCCCTAAAAAAGGTGAGTAAACCCCGCACCTACTAACACAAAAAGCTCTAAAACTTTCTTTCTCTGTGTCCTCTGTGCCTCTGTGGTTCGTTCTTCTTAAATTCTGCAATACTCCTAAATTCTAGTTATTATTCTGAACATCTAAACTCCTGAACTTCTTCTTCAACATGACCATCACTTCTACCAAATCTCTGGCTGATAAAGTTCGTTCTGACTTCCCCATTTTACATCAGGAAGTCCACGGTAAACCCCTGGTTTATCTCGATAATGCAGCTACTTCTCAAAAGCCTTTGTTCGTGTTAAATGCTTGGCGTGATTATTATGAACAATATAATTCTAATGTTCATCGTGGCGCACATTTTCTCAGCGGAAAAGCTACTGATGCTTATGAGGGTGCGCGTGATAAAATCGCTAAATTCATTAATGCCAAATCACGCCAAGAAATTGTGTACACCCGCAATGCAACTGAAGCCATTAACCTAGTCGCTTACAGTTGGGGAATGAACAATTTACAGCCAGGAGATGAAATAATTCTCTCGGTTATGGAACACCATAGTAATATTGTTCCTTGGCAATTTGTGGCTCAAAAAACAGGCGCGGTTTTGAAGTTTGTCGAATTAACACCGGCAGAAACTTTTGATTTGGAACAGTTTAAAAACTTGATTTCTGACAAAACAAAACTAGTGTCTATCGTGCATATTTCTAATACTTTGGGTTGCATAAATCCAGTTAAAGAAATAGCCGAAATTGCTCACAAATATGGTGCGAAATTCTTACTTGATGCTTGTCAAAGTGTCCCCCATACTCCCATTGATGTTCAATCACTTGACTGTGATTGGTTGGTGGCTTCTGGACATAAAATGTGCGCTCCCACTGGCATTGGTTTCTTATATGGTAAGCTGGAATTACTAGAAGCAATGCCGCCATTTTTCGGTGGTGGTGAGATGATTGCAGAGGTATTTTTAGACCATTCCACCTATGCAGAATTACCCCATAAATTTGAAGCGGGTACTCCGGCTATTGGGGAAGCGATCGCCCTTGGTGCAGCGATAGATTATCTTACTAATATTGGTATGGATAAAATCCATGCTTATGAAGCGGAATTAACTGCTTATTTGTTCGCGCAATTAGCACAAATACCCCAAATTAGAATCTACGGACCAAAACCCAATGCTGAAGGGGAAGGGAGAGCCGCATTAGCAGCTTTTACGGCAGAAGGTGTTCACGCTAATGATTTAGCAACATTGTTAGATCAAGAAGGTGTAGCAATTCGTTCTGGACATCATTGCACGCAACCATTACACCGTTACTTGAGTTTATCAGGAACTGCACGAGCAAGTTTATCTTTTTACAATACTCGTGAAGAAATTGATGTTTTCATCAAAGCATTGAAGGAGACTTTGGACTTTTTTGCTGGTGTGTTTGGCGATTGACACTCTCACTGTCTTTAGCCACTGAGATTCTTAGTTCAACGAGTCCACTTAACTTAAACCCCTTGCGGTATTTAAACCAGAGGTGGTTCTCTCCCCAAGCGTTAACTTTCCCTCAGCGGACAAGGTAGTTGCATCATCTCGTTCCCAGTCAGAGACTGGGAACGAGATGTGGTAGGGATTTGAGCTTAATTTGACACATATTAGCTTTTGCTTTACCCCTACCCGTAGAATCTTAGCAGTATTGTATTGAATCCTGACC
The DNA window shown above is from Anabaena sp. WA102 and carries:
- the sufC gene encoding Fe-S cluster assembly ATPase SufC, whose protein sequence is MIVENSDLILSVKDLTADVDGTQILKGLNLEVRAGEVHAIMGPNGSGKSTFSKVLAGHPAYTVTGGEVIFQGQNLLDMEAADRARSGVFLAFQYPLEIPGVSNLDFLRVAYNSRRKAQGLEEVDAFDFDDLVEEKLDVVKMNSSFLNRSVNEGFSGGEKKRNEILQMAILEPKLAILDETDSGLDIDALKIVANGVNQLTNAENATIMITHYQRLLDYIVPDFVHVMAQGQIIRSGGKELALELESRGYDWVLEEALGVGV
- a CDS encoding cysteine desulfurase, coding for MTITSTKSLADKVRSDFPILHQEVHGKPLVYLDNAATSQKPLFVLNAWRDYYEQYNSNVHRGAHFLSGKATDAYEGARDKIAKFINAKSRQEIVYTRNATEAINLVAYSWGMNNLQPGDEIILSVMEHHSNIVPWQFVAQKTGAVLKFVELTPAETFDLEQFKNLISDKTKLVSIVHISNTLGCINPVKEIAEIAHKYGAKFLLDACQSVPHTPIDVQSLDCDWLVASGHKMCAPTGIGFLYGKLELLEAMPPFFGGGEMIAEVFLDHSTYAELPHKFEAGTPAIGEAIALGAAIDYLTNIGMDKIHAYEAELTAYLFAQLAQIPQIRIYGPKPNAEGEGRAALAAFTAEGVHANDLATLLDQEGVAIRSGHHCTQPLHRYLSLSGTARASLSFYNTREEIDVFIKALKETLDFFAGVFGD
- the sufD gene encoding Fe-S cluster assembly protein SufD encodes the protein MSIPINVETFHETSLQQNLLDRDAFLSGLLSRVTTTKQDGWLQDLRDGAVNWVRHSVIPNTREEEWRFTDLSPLKQVTFNNNVETFHGTSLQSMILPEVSQRLVFVNGVYAPDLSNTEDLPAGLKVGNLDVLPGEVVQEYLAQAEGAKEVFTALNTAALNDVAVVWVAKNVVVETPIHLLFVSVSGESPTISQPRVLVVAESNSQVGLIEEYTNHRDTENTEKEVYFTNGVTEIWVNENAQVSHNRVVREGAAAFHVGKTAVTQARYSRYNCNAVTVGGKISRHNLEILQTGEQTETTLNGLTVIADNQLADTHSALSLNHPHGVSKQLHKCIIGDRAHGVFNGKIFVPKLAQLTNASQLNRNLLLSSKSRIDTKPQLEITADNVKCAHGATVSQLEDDQIFYLQSRGIDENNARKLLVNGFAMEIINFIPVPSLRESLLKTVTSLTNK